The DNA region GCGCCGTTCATGTCTCCGGAAACTGCAGGATTCAGATGTTCGGCAATCGCAGCGTCATAGATGGTCCCATGCAGATAGCCTCCTCCGATAGCGATCCATGAATCCGGAGCAACAGGCCATTGATACCTGGCGTTTGCGGCAAAGTTATTGATGTGCCCACGCTGTTCCGAATCGGCCACTCGAATTCCACGGCTGCCGTTCAAGGCGGTTACACTGGCGTTGAAGCCGTCAGTCGCGTATCCAATTCCGGCACCTTCTGCCAGGGGAGCAAAATAGTGCCAGACGACCGACTGACTGTAGGGACTGAGCGTTCCCATATCGCCAAACGAGACATTCTTCTTGCCGATGAAGGCATACCACGGACTTTGCGTCAGATCGCCAAAGGCAACATACGCCTGCCGCATCTGAAAACTTCCCTGTTTGAAGTCCGGGAAGGTAAACACATCTGAAAACAGCGTTTCTGCGTATCCATGCGCCCAGGTATTGAAATGAACAATTCCAGCCGCATTCGCCTGTGTCATTCGAAAGTCTGTGGCCGCATTTCCGGTAAAGTCTGGTGGGAAACGTCCGAGATACGAAAACTTACCAGGTCGCGTCACGGCCGCTGCCATCCCCGAAACTCTCATCTGGCCACCCACAACAACCGATGGCGATGTCGTACACGGGCTGCCGGGAATGACCAGCAGCAGTTCCTTGTCGGATTGACGATTTTGAAAGTCCAGCAACGGTTCTGTGATGCTGGTATCGAAGCTCAGATAACCCTGTGACCCGCAGCGGCCAGATGGACATCCCGCAGTCATTCCGTTGGTCTCGCAGGATCCGGAATCGTAAACCTGTGTGAAGCTGTGTCCGGGCGAGAAGATACTGTTGGGGCCTGATCCGTTGGCTGGCGCCGTGAATCCGGAGTAAGGGGCGGTGTAGCCAGTTTCGTGAATCCCGCCGACAGACGATGACATTGCCGGCGGACCGGGCGCCAATGGCTGTGCGGACACCGAAACAGCGCAGGCCAGAAATACAAGGGAGCATGCAAAGAGTTGTCTGAACTTATTGAATGCGTTCACGATCGTTGGCTGCCGGAAATGGAATGGGGGAAGTTACGTTCGCAACCGGTGTGAGTTCTTCCGTAAGAATGTCACGTGATATTTATGGTTGTATCGGTTGCGCCGAATGCGCAAAGCAGGTTGTTGCTGGCAGATGCAACATTCTTCGCAGACTGGCCATCAAATGCCCTTTGTTGTCCCGATTCAGCCGGAAGGACCGGCAATAACTGCCATCCGACACAGCTCACCTTTGGACCGGGTCATTGAATGCCAGAGACGTGTGGGTTTCCCACGGAATGGTCAAATGACGTTCTGCCGGGGTGATACATGACCGTGGGTTCTGCTCCGGCTACAATTTTCGGCTCACGTCAACAGAGGCCCTGTGCCGCACCGGAGAATGAGATGTCAGACTTAAACGCTGAGTGGATCATTGAAACGACAACGGAGAACTTTCGCCAGGACGTCATTGAGCAGTCGATGGAGCGTCCGGTGGTCGTGGATTTCTGGGCCCCCTGGTGCAATCCATGCAAACAGTTGATTCCAATGCTGGAAAAACTGGCCAACGAATTCGCAGGGAGATTCGTCCTGGTCAAAGTCAACGTTGATGACTGCCCGGAAGTCGCTGGTGCATTTGGGGTGCAGTCGATCCCGTTTGTCGTGGCCATGGTGAATGGTCAGCCAGCCTCTCATTTTCAGGGCATTCAGCCCGAACCACAGTTGAAAGCCTGGATTGAGTCTTTCGTGCCATCCGCTTCGGCTGAAGCTTTCGATCAGGGGCAGCAACTGGAGGCAGATGGAGCCACAGAACTCGCAGAAGCCGCTTACCGAAACGCCGTTCAGGCAGACCCGGACAAAGCAGCGTACAAGATCGCGCACGCTCGCGTGCTGCTGGCACTCGATCGACAACAGGAGTGTCGTGAGATCCTGGACGAACTGAATGCTCGAGGATTTCTTGAACCCGAAGCTCAAGTGCTGCAGCAGCAATTGGAGCTCCGAAGTCAGGTTGAAGATTCCGGCGGAGTCCAGGAGGCACGTTCAGCGCTGGAATCAAACCCCGATGATTTGTCCCTTCAAATCAAACTGGCCGAGGCTCTTGGTGCAGATAATCGGTTTGAAGAAGCGTGCGAGATGTGTCTTGCCATCATTGGAAAAGATAAGGGAGACATCGGGACAAAAGCCAAGGAAGTGATGGTTGGAATTCTGGGTGTCATGGGGCCCAAATCGAAACTGGCTTCTGAACTTCGCCGCCGACTGGCAACGGCCTTTTATTAGGATCCGCGTAAAGAAAGCCCGGCTGAAAGTCTCACCGGGCAAGCACTCACCGGCTCCCCATCGCCTGAAAGACGCGTTTGCGGAGTGCTGCACCTGAAGGTGGGCATTGCGATTGAATCAGTTATGCAGGTTACGACATTTCCAGCGCGATGAGGTCGTGTTGCAACGCCCAGTTCCCGGTTGCCCTACCTGCCTCACGCCCGGCCTGAGCTAAGTTTGGACGGACATCAACTTGGTTTCTGCGGTTGTCTGCCGCAGGCTTACAGGATCGTAACCGGACTGCATCATGTCGGATCATCGCGCTCAAGTTCCCCTCTGGCTCTCGACGAGCATCGTCGTACTGATCGCGCTGGTCACGGCAAATGTCATGGCGTGGAGAAGTGTCGAACCGGACTTGTGGGGGCATATCCAGTACGGTGAGGACTGGATCCATGCCGGAGAAATGCCTCGAACCGCCACGCATACGTTTTCTACCCCTGATCATCCCTGGATCAACCACGAGAATTTCTTTGAGCTGTCGGTAGCGTTTGGTCAGAGAACGATTGGCGGCGCGGGAATCATTGTTTTCAAGTGTTGTGCTGGTGTCTGGCTGCTTTGGACAATGGTTATCGTCGCACGACGTCGACAGGTATCCACGGTGGCTGCCGTCGTGGCAATGATTCCTGTTGCGTGGGGACTTGCGGAATTCTGGCTGGCTCGACCCCAGCTGTTTAGTTTTTTGTTCTTCGGTGTGATGTTGATTGCCTTCGAGAAGGCTTACTCTAACTGGACGGTTGACCGAAGCATTCAATACAGGTGGCTCTGGCTTTGTGTTCCTTTGACAGGCATCTGGACGAATTCGCATGGTGGCTTTGCAGCGGGACTCTGTGTCTTCATTGCAATCAACGGACTGCGCGTCGTTGAGCTGGTGATCTGGAATCGCAATCAGAATCAGCAACGATCGTGGATTGATGCTCTCCGCCAATCGAAAGCTACGATTCTTTCGCTGGGCACTGTTTGCGCGTTCGCCGTGGGGGCCATTTTTGCAAATCCATATGGCTGGGAACTCCCCTGGTGGATGCTGGTCTCCCTGAGTCAGCCGCGACCTGAAGTCTCGGAGTGGGCCAACATTCTTGACGGAGGCGTTGCAATCGTCCCATTCGGGGTCCTTTGTCTGCTCACATTCCTTGGACTTCGCTGGACCAGCGTTCGTCGGGACTGGGTTGAAATCGTTGTGCTGCTGCTGATTGCTGTTCAGACAATTGGGCATGTTCGCCATCTGGCTTTTTTTGCGATCGCATTCGGCTACTGGATGCCGGCGCACGTGGCCGGGGTCTGGAAACGTCTTGTCGAGTGGCGTCCCACACTGGGAACGCATCCGGAGTTTTCACGCAACGCCGCGCGAATGCTGATCGCGGAGGTCTGTCTGGTGGCGCTTCTGCTGTTTGGAGCCCTGAGCTGGCAGTTCAGTCGATTTGGCGTCGACCGAAGTGAATACCCGGTCGCAGCATTCGAGTTCATGAATGAAAACCATATCGAGGGCCGACTGGTTGTCACTTTCGACTGGGCTCAGTACGCGCTGGCTGCGCTGGCCCCGAATACGACAGTCGGATTCGACGGGCGATATGACACTTGTTACCCACAGGAAGTCGTCGACATCAATTTTGATCTGTTGTTTGGTCAGGATCAGTCTCGTCGTCATCGCGGCAAGAATTCCGGACCTGTCGATTCAAACCGGGTGCTGGAACTGGGCCATCCGAACCTGGTTTTGATGGATCGAATTGCAGACCGGCCTGCCGTTCAGTTTCTGGATCAGCACGACGACTGGGTGCGGATCTACAGCGACGGACTCTCTGTTCTGTGGGGCCGGAGTACGGTTTATGACGACCCGGATTCTCCGCACTATTTGCCGGTGGCTCGGCGAAGGTTCTCGAACGATATGCCGAAAGGGATCGCTCAGTGGCCCGGTTTTCCGAATCGGGCAGGGAAAGACGCATTCAATCCTGTGACAGCGAAGCAGGCGTCCGCCAGTCGTGTCGCGTCTAATCCCCAGAAAACGCTGTAGGCACGACACCTCGAAAAGATTCTTCCGCGGGTCCCTGCATGAAGACATTCTTTCGATCCGGCCATTCAATCTGCAAGACACCTCCGCGCATCTGGATGCTGACGGGCTGATTATCCGGGAATGCTCCGTAGGCAATTCCGGCAACGGCGACCGCGCAGGCGCCGGAACCGCAGGCCATGGTTTCACCGGACCCGCGTTCCCAGACACGCACTTTTGCTCGATGGCGATCCAGCACCTGAACGAATTCGACATTCGTGCGGTCCGGAAACAATGTGTGATGTTCGATCGCCGGACCGTTTTCTGCGAAGTTAATTTCGTCGAGTGTTGAAACAAAGATCACAGCGTGTGGATTACCCATCGAAACGCAGGATGCGACCACCGGTTTTTCGGCGATCATAACGTTGCTCACAACCGTCTGCCGGACCAGGGCATCCGCGGATCTGATGGCTGAGTTGGCGTTACTGGGTGAGGTGTTCGTGTTGAGGCGAGCCTCACTTGCAGGGCCCATGTTCACGCGGACGACTGCTTTTTGCTCTGC from Planctomycetaceae bacterium includes:
- a CDS encoding LbtU family siderophore porin, giving the protein MSSSVGGIHETGYTAPYSGFTAPANGSGPNSIFSPGHSFTQVYDSGSCETNGMTAGCPSGRCGSQGYLSFDTSITEPLLDFQNRQSDKELLLVIPGSPCTTSPSVVVGGQMRVSGMAAAVTRPGKFSYLGRFPPDFTGNAATDFRMTQANAAGIVHFNTWAHGYAETLFSDVFTFPDFKQGSFQMRQAYVAFGDLTQSPWYAFIGKKNVSFGDMGTLSPYSQSVVWHYFAPLAEGAGIGYATDGFNASVTALNGSRGIRVADSEQRGHINNFAANARYQWPVAPDSWIAIGGGYLHGTIYDAAIAEHLNPAVSGDMNGAVDFNLASKFGPWRIEYEMVTTMRSWPATDRRVVAYRAETAYDTIWNNHPLRISGSWSEGKQGPAGSQFEFNQQAVLGLRYDPHPNVMLSLEYIRSMGFAPLLDITTVSDRSAAQDTVLLGIVLNI
- a CDS encoding tetratricopeptide repeat protein — encoded protein: MSDLNAEWIIETTTENFRQDVIEQSMERPVVVDFWAPWCNPCKQLIPMLEKLANEFAGRFVLVKVNVDDCPEVAGAFGVQSIPFVVAMVNGQPASHFQGIQPEPQLKAWIESFVPSASAEAFDQGQQLEADGATELAEAAYRNAVQADPDKAAYKIAHARVLLALDRQQECREILDELNARGFLEPEAQVLQQQLELRSQVEDSGGVQEARSALESNPDDLSLQIKLAEALGADNRFEEACEMCLAIIGKDKGDIGTKAKEVMVGILGVMGPKSKLASELRRRLATAFY
- the dapF gene encoding diaminopimelate epimerase; this translates as MGQLPFIKMHGCGNDYVFIDCFAAPAPPQPQPLAVQLSDRHTGIGSDGLVLMLPSKVADARMQMFNSDGSEGAMCGNAIRCITMWLHQHHSPAQTSFRIETQSRIVETSVIESHTAEQKAVVRVNMGPASEARLNTNTSPSNANSAIRSADALVRQTVVSNVMIAEKPVVASCVSMGNPHAVIFVSTLDEINFAENGPAIEHHTLFPDRTNVEFVQVLDRHRAKVRVWERGSGETMACGSGACAVAVAGIAYGAFPDNQPVSIQMRGGVLQIEWPDRKNVFMQGPAEESFRGVVPTAFSGD